Proteins from a single region of Peromyscus eremicus chromosome 9, PerEre_H2_v1, whole genome shotgun sequence:
- the Stmn4 gene encoding stathmin-4 isoform X3, with the protein MTLAAYKEKMKELPLVSLFCSCFLSDPLNKSSHKYEADTVDLNWCVISDMEVIELNKCTSGQSFEVILKPPSFDGVPEFNASLPRRRDPSLEEIQKKLEAAEERRKYQEAELLKHLAEKREHEREVIQKAIEENNNFIKMAKEKLAQKMESNKENREAHLAAMLERLQEKDKHAEEVRKNKELKEEASR; encoded by the exons ATGACCCTCGCAG CCTACAAGGAGAAGATGAAGGAGCTCCCACTGGTGTCTCTGTTCTGCTCCTGCTTCCTGTCCGATCCCCTGAATAAATCATCCCACAAGTATGAAG CAGATACGGTGGACCTGAACTGGTGCGTCATCTCCGACATGGAAGTCATCGAGCTGAACAAGTGCACCTCGGGCCAGTCCTTTGAAGTCATCCTGAAGCCACCCTCCTTCGACGGGGTGCCCGAGTTTAACGCCTCCCTCCCCCGACGGCGAGACCCATCCTTAGAAGAGATTCAGAAGAAACTAGAAGCAGCTGAGGAGCGAAGGAAG TACCAGGAAGCGGAGCTCCTGAAGCACCTAGCAGAGAAACGAGAGCACGAGCGAGAGGTGATCCAGAAAGCCATTGAGGAAAACAACAACTTCATCAAGATGGCAAAAGAGAAGCTGGCCCAGAAGATGGAGTCCAATAAGGAGAACCGGGAGGCCCACCTGGCCGCCATGTTGGAGCGGCTGCAAGAGAAG gACAAGCACGCAGAGGAGGTGCGGAAGAACAAGGAGCTGAAGGAAGAGGCCTCCAGGTAA
- the Stmn4 gene encoding stathmin-4 isoform X1 — MTLAAYKEKMKELPLVSLFCSCFLSDPLNKSSHKYEGWCGRQCRRKGQSQRKGSAHWRERREEADTVDLNWCVISDMEVIELNKCTSGQSFEVILKPPSFDGVPEFNASLPRRRDPSLEEIQKKLEAAEERRKYQEAELLKHLAEKREHEREVIQKAIEENNNFIKMAKEKLAQKMESNKENREAHLAAMLERLQEKDKHAEEVRKNKELKEEASR, encoded by the exons ATGACCCTCGCAG CCTACAAGGAGAAGATGAAGGAGCTCCCACTGGTGTCTCTGTTCTGCTCCTGCTTCCTGTCCGATCCCCTGAATAAATCATCCCACAAGTATGAAG GCTGGTGTGGGAGACAGTGTAGGAGGAAAGGTCAAAGCCAGCGGAAAGGCAGTGCTcactggagagaaagaagagaagagg CAGATACGGTGGACCTGAACTGGTGCGTCATCTCCGACATGGAAGTCATCGAGCTGAACAAGTGCACCTCGGGCCAGTCCTTTGAAGTCATCCTGAAGCCACCCTCCTTCGACGGGGTGCCCGAGTTTAACGCCTCCCTCCCCCGACGGCGAGACCCATCCTTAGAAGAGATTCAGAAGAAACTAGAAGCAGCTGAGGAGCGAAGGAAG TACCAGGAAGCGGAGCTCCTGAAGCACCTAGCAGAGAAACGAGAGCACGAGCGAGAGGTGATCCAGAAAGCCATTGAGGAAAACAACAACTTCATCAAGATGGCAAAAGAGAAGCTGGCCCAGAAGATGGAGTCCAATAAGGAGAACCGGGAGGCCCACCTGGCCGCCATGTTGGAGCGGCTGCAAGAGAAG gACAAGCACGCAGAGGAGGTGCGGAAGAACAAGGAGCTGAAGGAAGAGGCCTCCAGGTAA
- the Stmn4 gene encoding stathmin-4 isoform X2: MTLAAYKEKMKELPLVSLFCSCFLSDPLNKSSHKYEGWCGRQCRRKGQSQRKGSAHWRERREEADTVDLNWCVISDMEVIELNKCTSGQSFEVILKPPSFDGVPEFNASLPRRRDPSLEEIQKKLEAAEERRKYQEAELLKHLAEKREHEREVIQKAIEENNNFIKMAKEKLAQKMESNKENREAHLAAMLERLQEKEPPAAR; this comes from the exons ATGACCCTCGCAG CCTACAAGGAGAAGATGAAGGAGCTCCCACTGGTGTCTCTGTTCTGCTCCTGCTTCCTGTCCGATCCCCTGAATAAATCATCCCACAAGTATGAAG GCTGGTGTGGGAGACAGTGTAGGAGGAAAGGTCAAAGCCAGCGGAAAGGCAGTGCTcactggagagaaagaagagaagagg CAGATACGGTGGACCTGAACTGGTGCGTCATCTCCGACATGGAAGTCATCGAGCTGAACAAGTGCACCTCGGGCCAGTCCTTTGAAGTCATCCTGAAGCCACCCTCCTTCGACGGGGTGCCCGAGTTTAACGCCTCCCTCCCCCGACGGCGAGACCCATCCTTAGAAGAGATTCAGAAGAAACTAGAAGCAGCTGAGGAGCGAAGGAAG TACCAGGAAGCGGAGCTCCTGAAGCACCTAGCAGAGAAACGAGAGCACGAGCGAGAGGTGATCCAGAAAGCCATTGAGGAAAACAACAACTTCATCAAGATGGCAAAAGAGAAGCTGGCCCAGAAGATGGAGTCCAATAAGGAGAACCGGGAGGCCCACCTGGCCGCCATGTTGGAGCGGCTGCAAGAGAAG GAGCCGCCTGCTGCGCGGTGA
- the Stmn4 gene encoding stathmin-4 isoform X4, which translates to MTLAAYKEKMKELPLVSLFCSCFLSDPLNKSSHKYEADTVDLNWCVISDMEVIELNKCTSGQSFEVILKPPSFDGVPEFNASLPRRRDPSLEEIQKKLEAAEERRKYQEAELLKHLAEKREHEREVIQKAIEENNNFIKMAKEKLAQKMESNKENREAHLAAMLERLQEKEPPAAR; encoded by the exons ATGACCCTCGCAG CCTACAAGGAGAAGATGAAGGAGCTCCCACTGGTGTCTCTGTTCTGCTCCTGCTTCCTGTCCGATCCCCTGAATAAATCATCCCACAAGTATGAAG CAGATACGGTGGACCTGAACTGGTGCGTCATCTCCGACATGGAAGTCATCGAGCTGAACAAGTGCACCTCGGGCCAGTCCTTTGAAGTCATCCTGAAGCCACCCTCCTTCGACGGGGTGCCCGAGTTTAACGCCTCCCTCCCCCGACGGCGAGACCCATCCTTAGAAGAGATTCAGAAGAAACTAGAAGCAGCTGAGGAGCGAAGGAAG TACCAGGAAGCGGAGCTCCTGAAGCACCTAGCAGAGAAACGAGAGCACGAGCGAGAGGTGATCCAGAAAGCCATTGAGGAAAACAACAACTTCATCAAGATGGCAAAAGAGAAGCTGGCCCAGAAGATGGAGTCCAATAAGGAGAACCGGGAGGCCCACCTGGCCGCCATGTTGGAGCGGCTGCAAGAGAAG GAGCCGCCTGCTGCGCGGTGA
- the Stmn4 gene encoding stathmin-4 isoform X5 yields MKELPLVSLFCSCFLSDPLNKSSHKYEGWCGRQCRRKGQSQRKGSAHWRERREEADTVDLNWCVISDMEVIELNKCTSGQSFEVILKPPSFDGVPEFNASLPRRRDPSLEEIQKKLEAAEERRKYQEAELLKHLAEKREHEREVIQKAIEENNNFIKMAKEKLAQKMESNKENREAHLAAMLERLQEKEPPAAR; encoded by the exons ATGAAGGAGCTCCCACTGGTGTCTCTGTTCTGCTCCTGCTTCCTGTCCGATCCCCTGAATAAATCATCCCACAAGTATGAAG GCTGGTGTGGGAGACAGTGTAGGAGGAAAGGTCAAAGCCAGCGGAAAGGCAGTGCTcactggagagaaagaagagaagagg CAGATACGGTGGACCTGAACTGGTGCGTCATCTCCGACATGGAAGTCATCGAGCTGAACAAGTGCACCTCGGGCCAGTCCTTTGAAGTCATCCTGAAGCCACCCTCCTTCGACGGGGTGCCCGAGTTTAACGCCTCCCTCCCCCGACGGCGAGACCCATCCTTAGAAGAGATTCAGAAGAAACTAGAAGCAGCTGAGGAGCGAAGGAAG TACCAGGAAGCGGAGCTCCTGAAGCACCTAGCAGAGAAACGAGAGCACGAGCGAGAGGTGATCCAGAAAGCCATTGAGGAAAACAACAACTTCATCAAGATGGCAAAAGAGAAGCTGGCCCAGAAGATGGAGTCCAATAAGGAGAACCGGGAGGCCCACCTGGCCGCCATGTTGGAGCGGCTGCAAGAGAAG GAGCCGCCTGCTGCGCGGTGA